A region from the Schistocerca serialis cubense isolate TAMUIC-IGC-003099 chromosome 1, iqSchSeri2.2, whole genome shotgun sequence genome encodes:
- the LOC126413720 gene encoding calcineurin B homologous protein 1, with translation MGNRSSLLLREEEIAQIQEETGFTPHQIERLYSRFTSLDRGDCGTLSREDFLRIPELAINPLGDRIVHAFFEEGCSDRVNFLQFMQVLAHFRPIKKGRDNKLNSREQKLKFAFKMYDLDNDEKISRDELLAILHMMVGANISEEQLTSIAERTILEADQNGDQMISFEEFCKALERTDVEQKMSIRFLN, from the exons ATGGGTAACAGATCTTCGCTTCTTTTGCGGGAAGAGGAGATCGCGCAGATACAAGAAGAAACTGGAT TTACTCCCCACCAGATTGAGAGATTGTACAGCAGGTTCACAAGTTTAGACCGCGGTGACTGCGGAACATTGAGCAGGGAAGACTTTCTTCGCATACCGGAATTGGCAATCAATCCTCTTGGCGACAGAATCGTGCATGCATTTTTTGAAGAGGGCTGCAGCGATCGCGTCAATTTTCTACAGTTCATGCAAGTTCTAGCACACTTCCGACCGATTAAGAAAGGTCGAGACAATAAGCTAAATTCGAGAGAGCAGAAGCTTAAGT TTGCCTTCAAAATGTACGATTTGGATAATGATGAAAAAATATCTAGGGATGAATTACTAGCCATTCTTCATATGATGGTAGGAGCAAACATAAG TGAAGAGCAACTGACAAGTATTGCTGAACGTACAATTTTAGAAGCTGATCAAAATGGTGACCAAATGATTTCATTTGAAGAATTCTGTAAGGCTTTGGAGCGGACAGATGTGGAACAGAAGATGTCGATTAGATTTCTTAATTGA